One genomic region from Salvia hispanica cultivar TCC Black 2014 chromosome 2, UniMelb_Shisp_WGS_1.0, whole genome shotgun sequence encodes:
- the LOC125207419 gene encoding DUF21 domain-containing protein At4g14240-like, with product MHFVNAAALLSIALKNGGGMLGSEIEFGTVWWYVYAGISCILVMFAGVMSGLTLGLMSLGLVELEILQRSGTPAEKKQSAAIFPVVQKQHQLLVTLLLCNAAAMEALPLYLDKIFNQYVAIILSVTFVLFFGEVIPQAICTRYGLAVGANCVWLVRFLMIVCYPIAYPIGKVLDWVLGHNDALFRRAQLKALVSIHSQEAGKGGELTHDETTIISGALDLTEKTAEEAMTPIESTFSLDVNSKLDWEAIGKVLARGHSRVPVYSGNPRNIIGLLLVKSLLTVRAETETPVSAVSIRRIPRVPADMPLYDILNEFQKGSSHMAAVVRPKGESKRPPSILEKSEGNEPTNGDSDITTPLLTKKEDISNTVVVDIDKVSKPASKANLAYNEAVLQGLVAPDESEDGEVIGIITLEDVFEELLQEEIVDETDEYVDVHKRIRVAAAAAASSVARAPSIRRLTAQKGAGPKQGLTPKKGGDDDTTSAKVLSSVGEPKR from the exons ATGCACTTTGTAAATGCGGCGGCGCTGCTGTCGATAGCGTTGAAGAACGGCGgtgggatgttaggatcggaGATAGAGTTCGGCACCGTCTGGTGGTACGTATACGCGGGAATATCTTGCATCTTGGTGATGTTCGCCGGGGTAATGTCGGGCCTCACGCTGGGCCTCATGTCGCTCGGCCTCGTCGAGCTCGAGATCCTCCAGCGCAGCGGCACCCCCGCCGAGAAGAAACAGTCTG CTGCGATATTTCCTGTGGTTCAGAAGCAGCATCAGCTTCTTGTGACATTGCTTTTATGTAATGCTGCTGCAATGGAG GCACTTCCTCTATACCTAGATAAGATCTTCAATCAGTATGTTGCCATTATACTGTCAGTTACATTTGTCTTATTTTTCGGAGAG GTCATCCCTCAAGCAATATGCACTAGATATGGTCTCGCCGTGGGTGCTAACTGTGTGTGGCTTGTTCGTTTTCTGATGATCGTTTGCTACCCGATTGCTTACCCAATCGGCAAG GTTCTGGATTGGGTTCTAGGACACAATGATGCACTGTTTAGACGGGCTCAGCTGAAAGCTCTCGTTTCTATTCACAGCCAGGAG GCCGGAAAAGGCGGTGAATTAACGCATGATGAGACAACAATCATTAGTGGAGCGCTAGATTTGACAGAGAAG ACTGCCGAGGAGGCGATGACGCCAATTGAGTCAACATTTTCGCTGGATGTTAACTCGAAGCTTGACTG GGAAGCAATTGGTAAGGTTCTGGCTCGTGGTCATAGCCGTGTCCCTGTGTATTCTGGAAATCCAAGGAACATTATCGGACTTTTACTG GTAAAAAGCCTTCTCACCGTGAGAGCAGAAACAGAGACCCCTGTCAGTGCTGTATCAATTCGAAGAATTCCTCG TGTTCCTGCAGATATGCCCCTTTACGACATACTCAACGAGTTTCAAAAGGGTAGCAGCCATATGGCAGCTGTTGTGAGGCCAAAAGGAGAAAGCAAAAGACCTCCGTCGATTTTGGAGAAGTCTGAGGGGAATGAACCCACAAACGGAGATTCAGATATAACCACCCCATTGCTaacaaagaaagaagatatttCAAATACTGTTGTCGTTGACATTGACAAGGTTTCAAAGCCGGCATCCAAAGCTAACCTCGCGTATAATGAAGCAGTTCTGCAAGGGTTGGTTGCTCCGGATGAGTCTGAAGATGGTGAGGTCATCGGCATCATCACCTTAGAAGATGTTTTCGAAGAACTTCTACAG GAGGAGATTGTCGATGAGACGGATGAGTACGTTGATGTCCATAAAAG GATACGCGTGGCAGCAGCTGCAGCTGCTTCATCAGTAGCACGAGCCCCTTCAATCAGGAGGTTAACGGCCCAAAAAGGAGCT GGACCCAAGCAAGGGCTGACCCCGAAAAAAGGAGGGGACGATGACACCACTTCCGCGAAGGTGCTGAGCAGCGTTGGTGAGCCGAAGAGATGA
- the LOC125203662 gene encoding UPF0613 protein PB24D3.06c produces MENSNSMNLSTPSSISAPPQPASSGTSWFSGIVRSRSSASAKVPNKTPAAAGYGAGGGDGPINKKRQFRGAMFKYGTKSIQVAFKTGDYKQQVIFIGGLTDGFLATEYLEPLAIALEKERWSLVQFLFSSSYSGYGVSSLKQDAAELDQLISYLINKEDSEGVVLLGHSTGCQDIVYYLRTNAACSRAVRAAILQAPVSDREYRATLPETASMIDLASTMINEGRGSELMPREANPDSPITAYRFHSLCAYNGDDDMFSSDFNEDQLKQKLGHMSNTPTLVMFSMGDEYVPEYVDKKALVDRLCAAMGGAEKAEIEYGNHSLSNRAQEAVQAIIEFIKRDGPKGWDDPWS; encoded by the exons ATGGAGAATTCTAATTCTATGAATCTCTCGACGCCATCTTCGATCTCTGCGCCGCCGCAGCCGGCGTCGTCTGGCACTTCGTGGTTTTCTGGCATTGTCCGCAGCCgctcctccgcctccgccaAGGTTCCCAACAAAACCCCAGCCGCCGCTGGCTACGGCGCTGGAGGCGGAGATGGACCCATCAATAAGAAACGTCAATTTCGCGGGGCGATGTTCAAGTATGGCACGAAATCAATTCAG GTTGCTTTCAAAACAGGTGATTACAAGCAGCAAGTCATTTTTATTGGTGGGCTGACCGATGGGTTTTTAGCTACCGA ATATTTGGAGCCTTTGGCAATTGCGTTGGAGAAAGAGCGCTGGTCGCTGGttcaatttctattttcttcgTCATACAGTGGTTATGGCGTCTCGAGCTTGAAACAA GATGCCGCAGAGCTTGATCAATTGATTAGTTATCTAATAAATAAGGAAGATTCTGAAGGTGTGGTGCTACTAGGACACAGTACCGGATGCCAG GATATTGTATATTACTTGCGAACTAATGCAGCATGTTCAAGAGCAGTTCGTGCAGCCATTTTACAA GCTCCAGTCAGTGACCGTGAATACAGAGCCACTCTCCCGGAAACTGCCTCCATGATTGATTTAGCTTCAACGATGATAAATGAAGGCCGGGGATCAGAATTGATGCCAAGGGAAGCCAATCCAGATTCTCCCATTACTGCCTACAG ATTTCATTCTCTCTGTGCATACAACGGAGATGATGACATGTTCAGCTCCGACTTTAATGAAGACCAGTTGAAGCAGAAACTTGGCCACATGTCCAACACACCTACTCTG GTCATGTTTTCCATGGGAGACGAATACGTACCTGAATACGTGGACAAGAAAGCTCTGGTTGACAG GCTGTGTGCAGCAATGGGGGGCGCAGAGAAGGCTGAAATCGAGTATGGAAACCACTCGCTCTCCAACAGAGCCCAGGAAGCTGTCCAAGCCATAATCGAGTTCATCAAGAGAGATGGCCCAAAAGGATGGGATGACCCGTGGAGCTAG
- the LOC125207211 gene encoding uncharacterized protein LOC125207211: MREKSAWFLGANPIVHSWFKILVMCVFLGILIVWGIDGVSMSTFQSDFVVVKLDTAAEATIPFKDFSFRNRSIKFQPKLENHDQIDLNLTNQILAETHPSVDPIDLVGNRTLNVSISITFSNLSPNVSADSSKTRTEMDTSPSPRVLSWISAELEANYSSRIIANWLAPGAEACKDSKTVDVRVAGLDGSENVELVAGEIHEFVFQAVDEAGEPRCLGGDYFETDLSSEKWKSRPPVKDMGNGTYSFSLQVHPDFAGDYNLTIILLYRHYEGLKFSPSKFVLDKVLRLVPITFVRSVVRLPKIRHCRWSDYTRDVWSGRWTRHAKNEKCAISYDGRYRCQSPSFPCQRPWCSGPLGVLESNGWVYSAQCSFKLYRSREAWKCLSGRWIFWWGDSNHCDTIRNILHFILDVTDIPTVPRLFDMNITNPRNASQTVRFTSIFNGHWNHTGNYQGLNSLINEDYRETLKGYFSQSVVPDTVIMNSGLHDGIYWSTIRNFIKGADYAAKFWKGVMEGVRQRGLDPPEVIYRTTVATGGYARSMAFNPHKMEVFNGVVVDKLRHYGLLDRVIDDFDMTYPWHFDNRCNDGVHYGRAPLKARWRDGQIGHQYFVDLMLGHVLINALCVRPEHSSV; this comes from the coding sequence ATGAGGGAGAAATCTGCGTGGTTTCTGGGGGCAAACCCCATAGTTCATTCATGGTTCAAGATTTTGGTGATGTGTGTGTTTCTTGGAATCTTGATTGTGTGGGGGATTGATGGTGTGAGCATGAGCACTTTCCAGAGTGATTTTGTTGTGGTGAAGCTCGACACTGCCGCAGAAGCTACTATACCCTTTAAAGATTTCAGCTTTAGGAATCGTTCCATTAAGTTTCAGCCCAAATTGGAAAATCATGACCAGATTGATTTGAACCTCACCAACCAGATTTTGGCAGAAACTCATCCAAGTGTTGATCCGATTGATTTGGTTGGAAATCGAACTCTCAATGTGTCCATTTCGATTACGTTTTCGAATTTGAGCCCTAATGTTTCAGCTGATTCTAGCAAGACTAGGACAGAGATGGACACTTCTCCAAGCCCTAGGGTTCTGTCTTGGATTTCGGCTGAGCTGGAGGCGAATTACTCGTCTCGTATCATTGCAAACTGGCTGGCACCGGGTGCTGAGGCGTGTAAGGATTCGAAAACTGTGGATGTTAGGGTTGCTGGATTGGATGGAAGTGAGAATGTGGAGTTGGTGGCTGGTGAAATCCATGAGTTTGTGTTCCAAGCTGTTGATGAGGCAGGGGAGCCTCGTTGTTTGGGGGGCGATTACTTTGAGACCGATCTTTCGAGCGAGAAGTGGAAGTCTAGGCCCCCGGTTAAGGACATGGGCAACGGGACATACTCGTTTTCGCTCCAAGTTCACCCTGATTTTGCTGGTGACTACAATCTGACCATCATTTTGTTGTATAGGCACTACGAGGGTCTCAAGTTTTCGCCTTCTAAGTTTGTGTTGGATAAGGTTCTTCGCTTGGTTCCAATCACGTTCGTTAGGTCTGTGGTGCGTTTGCCCAAGATCAGGCATTGCAGGTGGAGTGACTACACGAGGGATGTCTGGTCTGGTCGTTGGACAAGGCATGCTAAGAACGAAAAATGCGCGATTAGCTATGATGGTAGGTATAGGTGCCAAAGCCCGAGCTTCCCCTGCCAGAGGCCGTGGTGTAGTGGTCCATTAGGCGTGCTGGAGAGCAACGGGTGGGTGTACTCGGCCCAATGCTCGTTCAAGCTCTACAGGAGCCGGGAGGCGTGGAAGTGCTTGAGCGGCCGCTGGATCTTCTGGTGGGGCGACTCCAACCACTGTGACACCATCCGTAACATCCTGCATTTTATCTTGGATGTGACCGACATTCCCACCGTTCCGAGGCTGTTCGACATGAACATCACGAATCCGAGAAACGCGTCTCAGACAGTGCGGTTCACGAGCATCTTCAACGGGCATTGGAACCACACTGGGAACTACCAAGGTTTGAACTCGTTGATCAACGAGGACTACCGGGAGACGTTGAAGGGATACTTCTCTCAAAGTGTCGTGCCCGACACTGTAATCATGAACTCGGGTTTGCACGACGGGATATACTGGTCCACCATCCGGAACTTCATCAAGGGCGCAGACTACGCGGCCAAGTTTTGGAAGGGGGTGATGGAGGGGGTGAGGCAGAGGGGGCTGGATCCCCCGGAGGTCATATACCGGACCACCGTAGCCACAGGAGGCTACGCTAGGTCGATGGCGTTTAACCCTCACAAGATGGAGGTGTTCAATGGGGTGGTGGTGGACAAGCTGAGGCATTATGGCTTGCTCGATCGGGTCATCGACGATTTCGACATGACCTACCCGTGGCACTTTGACAATCGGTGCAACGACGGGGTGCACTATGGGCGCGCCCCGTTGAAGGCCAGGTGGCGTGATGGACAGATCGGCCACCAGTACTTCGTGGACCTCATGCTCGGGCACGTGCTGATCAACGCGCTCTGCGTGAGGCCCGAGCATTCATCCGTGTGA